The sequence taagaataaactcaaaaatcaatatttatatcgagcaataactaaaatgacacaaaaaagagaaaaatattgaagatagataGAATTGGCATGTGAACGTAAACTTTTCATAaccttaattaattttttaaattgctaaatcatgatataaaaccgagtTGGCATAGTTTCATTATAATCAAATAGTCGGCATGGGATTCTTCGGCCTAAACGTTAGGTTTTTatacgataaataattttttgacctaaaatatttttaaaaatgagatcAGTTTATTAGTAAACAagttatgtaattaacaaaaaaaagtttttaaaaattgtttaaaggccaaaaatattaattcgatcaataatataaattttatttttcatacgatatttcttaaataattttcatacaAATTTACCGTCTTATCCTAGTTAAACTATGTAGCTTAAGATACGTAGCAAAGAGATCTATAACATCAAACATGAACATTATGCTTAAAACTGAATTAGAAACTTCAAATCTACCAGCTGCATCATAAACATTATCAAAGATATTATACTGTTCACCAATCTACCAGCTGAATCAAACATGCACCATTATTAGTTTCCCAAAAGGGAAACTCAATCACAAGAAAATAGTCAAATAAGACTAATTTAGAAACTTCTGATCTGCAGATTAAGAAGAGATGTGTTTTATTACATTTCTGGATATCGAAGAACTGTAAGGAGAGTTTGAGAGCGTCGGCGTATTTCTTATCGATGGCGCCGGGAGGTCCGGGGACGGGACCAGCTCCGTCGCCGTCATCCGATTTCTTCATTTTTGATTTGACCATGTAGACGACGGCGAGGATAACGGCAGCTAATACGATGAGCGCTATGAACCAGCCGCACCAACCTCTCGACTTCGATTTCTCCTCTCCCATTGTTTTTTTGTCGGTGGAGTTGAAGATGCAGCAGAGATTGATTAGATCCGGATCAATGCAGCTGCATTCGTGGAAAAGAGTAGATGAATTAGCTTTTCGAGATCTGAGAATCAAGAGAAAGAAGAGTGATAGGATGATGAATTCAAAGGAAGGTTAGGAGACTAGCTTCGAACCAGTGGTTAAGTTAAAGTCGGTGGAGTATGAAGCGGGATTTGAGATCTATTTTCTTCCTCTAATTACTTTAATACCCTCCTTTCCGCGGAACAAGAAGCAGCTAAAAGCCAAGTCCGACTCGTGTTTAGTGTCATATCGACATGATCTGTCTAATTCATTATTAGTCTTTTTATTTTGTCGGCAAGGGATTTACACCTATACAATTACATAAGATCTAATGATTAGTAAAgttctcttaagagagtatctaaattcaaaagtattttaataagtttttactCAAATCTTGATTACTTAAGCTATTCTTAAAAATCCACATGTCAAATTGTTAACTGAATTTTCACCAAATATCTAATAGTTTTTTATTtgagaaattttatttaattttatgtttagttggtgaaaaattattttaaaactctattttttaaGGTGTTGGCTCCGAGTTGATCTAGTTAAGCTATCCGTTTCAGTGTTGGCTTTTCACTCTATATAGGAGAAAATGAATTTATCAGGAAACttaatttgtttaattataTCACCAGCataaatgaacaaaaagatCATTCAGTATTTAAGGGGTTGGTATTATTAGTCCACGTCACATTAATTCATAAATAGTAAAAGaccaactaaaaaaaaaatcttgatagACTATAAAACTGATGAAAATAATTGAGATTATACACATGAGGATGATGTGTTGTAAGctgtatatatatagcaatGATTAGTATATGGTTAAGATTGAAAATAAGTTTAAgctaatatattgtattttaaagttaatatattgtatattttaatcattttttttctaaattcgttttaatctttttattatatatctagatacattcacaaaaaataatcaaataaaattgcATTAAATCGAAATGAACAACATTGAGTTGTAGTTGTAAACATTTATTAGTAAATTTTGGtgtgattataaattttatcgTTTTCTTTATGAATAAATGAACATTATTAATTATGTGTTTTCTAAACAGTATTTATTTACATGAATTAAAAGGAGCTGTGTTTTGGAATGATTAGGCCTGGGCTTTACGCATTTGACATCAGCCCGTTAAAAATGCAGCCCACATGCTAAAACGATACCTGAAGAAACGCGGCAACGACTCCGGCGAATCCTCAAATCCCTAGAGAGATCCTCTGGATTCCCAATTTCCTTCACCACCACCCTCCTCGTCGGGAATCCATGCAAGTTTGAGATCCTCACCTTATTCCACCATCTCCAGGTTAGCCTATCACTTTCGCTTTTTCAGCATCCGATCACTTTCGATTTCGAGTGAAACAAAGTGATTACGCGTCACTGGTTTGGTGTCTTTGTATTTGAACTCGCAGATACTGATGGATACTGAGCCTGTTCCACCAAAGCAAAAGCGACTGTCAAGAAAGAGATGGACACCGTCACTCGACAAGGTCTTAGCTGATCTTGTCGTTAAACAGATCCAGCTAGGAAACAGACAGAACAACGTTTTCGACAGGAAGACATGGCTCAACATACGGACCGAGTTCAACCACCAGACAGGACTCAACTACAACAACAATCAGCTTAGGAAACATCTTAATGTTCTGAGACAGCGTTATGATTCGGTTAAATCTTCTCAGCTTCATAACCAGCTTGTTTTGGAGGATACAGGATGTATCTTGGGGTTGGACTTGTGGGAAGATTTTGATGtaagtctattttttttaattgaaaaaaaaacaatttaaatccTTAAACGGTAATTAAGCGTTTTATAggagattattgattaggcggACTTGATTAGGTAGGCGTAAAAAAAtcgttttgtttttattagatTAGATTTGTTGCCTGGGCGCCGCCTAAACCGATTTTAGAACACTGGAAAAATAATATGATGTTGAGATTTGTTACTTATGGTTCTCACAGGTGCAGCCTAGGAGTGAACCGGTTAAAGTTAAGGACTGTCCCATCTATGAGCAGCTTTGTACTATATATGGTGATGTTTCCTCTGAGGGGATGTATGCTCAGTCAAGTCATTTTGAAGGTTTAGAAGAATCAATGCCAAATCATACCTCAGAGAGTTTACCACCAACGCCAAATGTGGAGAGAAAGAGGAAGAGAGAAGCAGATACCAAGACTTCTCATGTGTCCCCAAGCCAGATTGATCCAGCAGTAATGGAAACTATGGCAGGTACTTTGTCGGATATGATGACTAGTTTGAGGTCAAGGATGAGTGGTTTGGagacggaagaagaagatgataggtTTAGTATCGCGAACTGCATCAATGCGCTTGACGAGATTGAGAATGTGGATGAAGGTGTTTACTTTGCAGCTTTAGATCTTTTTGAGAGTCCTGGTCTTAGAGAGACCTTTATGTCTCTTAAAGCTAACAAGTTACGCTTGACATGGTTGCAAGTTAAGTGTAGGAACAAGCTGACGCCGTCA comes from Brassica rapa cultivar Chiifu-401-42 chromosome A02, CAAS_Brap_v3.01, whole genome shotgun sequence and encodes:
- the LOC103852972 gene encoding L10-interacting MYB domain-containing protein, with translation MDTEPVPPKQKRLSRKRWTPSLDKVLADLVVKQIQLGNRQNNVFDRKTWLNIRTEFNHQTGLNYNNNQLRKHLNVLRQRYDSVKSSQLHNQLVLEDTGCILGLDLWEDFDVQPRSEPVKVKDCPIYEQLCTIYGDVSSEGMYAQSSHFEGLEESMPNHTSESLPPTPNVERKRKREADTKTSHVSPSQIDPAVMETMAGTLSDMMTSLRSRMSGLETEEEDDRFSIANCINALDEIENVDEGVYFAALDLFESPGLRETFMSLKANKLRLTWLQVKCRNKLTPSVAQLG